TCTTATTTAATTCTTGACGAAAAGAATTCTCGTGAGGAATTATTTGTTTTTGTACAAGTTTACGAATCATAATAATTAAAGAAATTTGAACTTTATAAATCTACTTCGGATAAAGCCCACTTTTGAATTTTTTTATAAGTTTGATACATTTCAAATAATTTTAGTATGAACCGATTATAATAATTAGAACAAATAATGTTGTGTCTGTTATGAAATGAAGAGTAAGTGGGTAGAGAAAATTTCCGGAGTATTTTTTTGATTTGAAATCATAAAAGTATAGGGCAGTTATCATGAATAGAAATAAGAAGACATAATATAGAGTTAGGAGAAATAAAAAATTAGAGTTAAAGTTTATAAAATAATTTCTAACTAGATTTTCAAATCTTAATAGATGAAAAAGAACAAATATTGTTGCTACTTGAAATATTGCTTCTTTTTTATGTGTTAGTTGTTTATAGATGTTATATAAAAATCCTGCAAAGATTATTTGTTCTGAGAGGGCAAGGATGAATGTGAATGCAAAAACTTTAATTAAATACATGCTAGTACTTGTATCGAAAATTAGATTTATAGGTACAGGTTCTTTTACAAGATAAAAAAATAATCCATAACCTATACTTATTAAACCAACTAATGAGAAAATTTTAATATTAGATTTGTTTATATTTTTTAAAAAATCTTTATGATGACCTGAGAATACTAAGAATATATATGCTAGGAGTATGTTATATAGTAATATGTAAATATAACTTTGCTCTCCGAGAATTTCATATAAAAATGATGCAATTAATGGGTATAGAAAATAAAAAAATATGAACATATTAGTTATTATTAGATATTTTGCTAGTTTTTTTGATTTTTTGAAAAAAATATATGATAGTATGAATGTTAATAGTATGTTGAAGTAGAAGAAGTAAACTGTTTTTATCTCAAATAGAAAGAATATTGTCATAAGAATTATTAGAAAAGAGTTAATAAAAAATACTGATTTTTTTTCTAAATCTAAAATAGAGATTTTATACATATACTGGAATAGTAAATAAGTTTTATAAAGCTTTTTCATAACTAATAATTAATGGTTTTTAGAAATTTTTCTTTTTCTAGGTTTTTTAATAAGAGATTATTACTTCAGTTTTATTTTATTTTTTTTATTATTTTGAATGTTTTAGATTTTATGAATCGACTTGAGGGAGATTTAGATTTTTTCAAGAAGCTTCTTTCTTGGACTTTGATTGCATACATTTTTTATAGGGTTAGTTTTTCAAAAATTTTTATTGGGATTAGACTTAGAGTTTATGATTTATTTTTTATTTTAGCATTTTCTTTAATTGCAATCCCTAAGGCCTTGCTTCTATATTCTAAGAATTTAAACATCGGTGATTTTTATTTTTTTAAATTCTTTTTTAAATTTTTGAATATGACTGAAGATTTAGTTTTAATTTTATCTTTTTTAGGAATAATATTTGGGGTGATTTTAGTTATTTCTTTGGTATCAAATCATAATTATAAAAAAGAATCATTTTTAGGAAGTTTTAGATTCAGGGATAATTTTTTGGGACATTTGTTAACTTACATACTATTGATAATGTATTCTTTATTTTTAGGTCTTATAGTATTTAATTTATTTATGGAATGGTTTGCATTGGCAGTTGATGCAGTAATTTTAGTTTTAGGGGTTATTTATTATTTAGTTATGTATGTGCATAAACACACAAAAATTAAAACTAATTTTGTTAGTTCTGTTTCAAATTCAGGAAATATTTTTCTTAAGAATTTAATTGAGATGTTTTCAAATAAAAAAACTTTTTTTGTAGGGGTTTCATTTTTACTTGTTTTACATTTACTTGTTGATGCTGGAGTTTATATGGTTCCTTATGTTGTTGGGACTGAGAATGCTCTGTATTCTAGTGGTGAGATTGGAGGAAATCATCCTTTGTTTAATTTTTTTGATTTTAGTAAAAGTTTGATTTATTCTGATTTAACTCAGTTAGGAGCAAGTGATTTTTTTGTTACTTCGGCAATATTGTTAATTTATTTAATTGCGATTTTTTTAGGTTTTTCATTGCTTGTTTTGCCATTTTATATTCTATATAAAAATATTGAAAAGAAAAAGATATATTTTAGTAAATTTTTTGTAATTAGTTTTTTATCCAGTATAGTATTTTATTTATTTTTTATTTTTATTGAAGTCTTGAAGTTCCCACTAGGAATTAGATCTTTAAAAGCTTATGAGGGAGTTAGAGGGATTAGTATTTATACAAATCCTATTATTGATCAAAATGTTTCTTCTGAGGTTTGGACATTAATTCTAATTTTATCTATTGTTGTCTTTTTATTTTTATTTCTTAGATATGAAAAATACAAGTTTTTTTATGAAAAAACTTTATATGTATTTTTAGGTTTATTTTTAGTTTTTTATATTATGATGTATTTTGGAAGTGTTGTAGGAGTAGAGTATGATCGTTTGGGTAGTATTTTATTAAGTGAGGAGATTAATTTTGATTATGATAATTTGTATCAGGGGTATAAGAATGATGAAATTAAGAGAGATTATGATGAAAAGTATTATGGGAATATAGTTCATTTTTCACAATTTTCAATGAATATGTCAGGAAAAAGACATGACTTTATTCTAGGAGATGTTAAAGTTCTAAAGAATCATAGTTTTAGTTTTGGCAATTTTGAAAGGGTGTATTTGTCTGAGAGTTCTAGTTATGATTTTGAATTGAGTGAGATAACTTCAGAAGATTTCAAATTTATTTATTATGTAGGAATTGATAGATTTATTTTTATTAATGGAGAGGTTGATAGGATTTTTCCTTTACAAATTTATGAGTCATTTAATATAGAAAAAGGAGTTAAGGCTAATTTATCTATAGAACCGTATATTGTTTTTATTAGATTCATATTATTAAGTATGTTTTATATTTTTGGTACTTTAACATTTGTTTGGTTTTATACGAAGAAGAATATTTTGGATATGTGATTTTTTCATTTCTTATGAATATAATAAATCAATCCTAAACCAAAGACTGTATATGTTAAGTTTAAAATTTGTCCAACTGGGATTCCAAAGTATAAAGTAGAGGGTTCTCTTAGGAAATCTATTATGAATCTTCCAAAGGAGTATAATATAAGGAATAAAGCAGTTATTGTTCCAGTTTTTGTTTTTTTGAATATGTATGTTGCATATAATATTTGAAATGTTATTAGATTCTTTGCGCTCTCCAATAATTGAGTTGGCCATCTTGTTAGAGAGTCATATTCTGGGAAGATTATTCCTAGACTTGATTGTGTTGGTTTTCCAACTAGTTCTTGATTTATGAAATTAGCGAGTCTTCCAAATGCTAAAGCTGCAGCTGCTGGAATCGAGTATATATCTGTTAAGCTTAGAAGGCTTATTTTGTATTTTTTTGATGAGTAGTATAGTGAGATTACACCTAGTAGTATTCCGCCATGAATTGACATTCCTCCGTCCCATACTGTAAAGATTTTGCTGAGATTTGAGAAGTAGTATGATGGTTCATAGATTAGAACTTCAAATAAACGTCCTCCTAGAACAGAAGAAATCATAAAGTTAAAAAATATGTTTTCAGAATCTTCTTTTTTTATTTTTAGAGCTTTAGTATGGTGAGTTATGAAAAAATAGGATAGTGTAAATCCTAGTGCGTATACTATTCCATACCAGTATATTTGTAGACCAAATATTTCGAGTGCAACTTTATTGATCATATGCCTTGAATAGTTCTTCTGTGTATTCTTTTAGAGTTTTATTGCTGAAATCAATATCCTTGAATTCGTAGCTAGGATAGTTTTTCTTACTTTCATCATGTAAGTTCTTTCCAAACTTTACTAATTCTAATTTCCCAAAGTCTCCAGCGATTGCAATGTGTTCTACGAATGAGTTGATGTATTGTTCTCTAATTTCTTCTGTTGTGAATCTTACTAGTACTGAAGTCTTAATGATTTCTTTTAGTAGGAATAGTAGCATTTCTTCAGGTAGAATTGAGTATTCAATTGTAATTGGTTCAGAGAATGATTTGAATTTCTCGCATCTTACTACGTAGAATTCAATTGCATCTTTTAGTTTGAATCCTAATTTTTCTTCTATTAATTCTGAATTCTTTTCAATTAGGTCTAAGTGAGGTAAGAATCTGTCTTTATCAGATAGAGTTGATGCAAAGTTTTTAATTTGCTCTGATGCGTTGTATGTCTCGTTTAGAACGACATTGTATTCATATGAGTATTTAGGTACTAGTTTCATATCTTATTTATGAATGTTGGTTTTATAAATTTATTTGTTTTTTGCACAAAGTTTATTTTTTCTAAGCCACTAAATTTTATTACGCACAACATTCCACGTTAAAAAAAGTTCTTTGAACCAGTGAGAAGAATTTGTGAGAAATCTGTAAGATTTCTCTTTTTAATGGGTGTTATATCCGGGTGAGCGAAGCGAAAGGCTGCAAGCCGACCCCGAGGCATTTATGCTGAGAGTAAATTTGGAGTCCGTCCTTTCTATTGAGCGAAGCGAACATCAAAGACAAATATTAAAGGCAGTTTTCTAATTATCCATTATTTTTTTAATCTACTCTTTTCCAAACATCACGATATAATGTAGTAGGTGCTTTTCCATTTTTTCTAGGTCTAAATTGCCACATCCATGATTGTGAAAATAACCACGTATCTAACATCCCAAAAGCAGCACGAGGATTTCTTAAAAACTTGCCAACAATAGAAATATAAACCCTTGGTTTAGTTTTTAAAGCTAACTTGATTGCATTCAACCAATATTCTGAAGTTAAATGGTAGTCATGTGTTCCATCTTCTCTGCTTTCTAAAACAAATAACCCTTTGGCACATTTTTCTAACTGATCTTTATATGGATACCATCCACCTAGATTTTCTAATAAAACCTTTGCAAAATGGCCTTCATCTGATTTAGAAGAAAAAGATTTAGAACCTTTTGCTATCTCGTTAGGGTTTGTTTTCTCAGTAAAATGCATTACTGTAGTGGCAAGTCTGGAATCAGGTTTCATTATTCTATGACATATTTTGAAAAAATTTCTTAGTATTTCATCTTGTTTTCCATCAATAGCATCTTGCACTTGTGTAAAATGTTCCATAGAACCATTAGCAATAACACAATCAAATGAATTGTTCCATTCTTTTGGAATATCTAAATAATTCATTGCCTTAACATTAAGTCCTTTTTCAATATTACGAAGTTGTTGATATTTTGATAAAGTAATTCCACTTGCTTTTGCTCCACGTTTATTAGCAGTTTCTACTATTCTTCCATAACCACAGCCTATATCAAGCAAGAATGAACCTTTCTTACATTTTATTTTATCTAAAAGCCATTCGGCTTTGTCTTCTTGAGCTTTAATATAACCTGTTGAATCAACACCATTATATTTTCCATCAGTAAAATCAGTTATATTTCCATAAAAAGCAACGTCTAACATATCATAACAAGTTTCTACTATTTTACAATTCTTATTCATACATAAAAATAAATCATTAACATTTATATAATTATTCAAAAAAACTACCTCTTCATTTTTTTAGGACTCCAAATTTATTGAATATAACAACTATTAAACGAACTTTTTATCAGGAGTTGATTTGCCACTGCTGACAAAGCTGGATTATTAGCATTGTTAAAAGAAGTGCTGAGTTAGATATTGCTTATTCCAAATAATCACTATATTCTTTAATAAATTTCTTGGCAATGTAATCAATAAATACTAATTCAGTTCCACTTGTTTGATCTTTCTCAAGAGCATTATAATATGAAGTTCTTTTTATATAATCTATATCTAGTAGAGGATATTTATATAAGTTTAATATATAATTCATAAGTAATCTAGAAACTCTCCCATTCCCATCAGTAAATGGATGAATTGATACAAATTTTAAATGAACTAAAGCTGCGAGCCTTAAAGGATGTATTCTGTTTTTATTTTTATTATACCAATCAAAGAAATCTTTTAAATCAGATTCTACTTTGGATTGATGAGAAAAAATGGATTTAGAACCAATTACTCTAACAGGATGATTTCTCAATTTACCTGCAATTTGAGGATAAGTCCTTTCAAAAAGTTTTTTATGCCATGCTAAGATAAGCTCATAAGAAATATCTTGTTGTTGTTTTAGAATTTCAATAAATACATCATAGTGTGTTTTAGATTGCTCTATATCTTCAAATTTTTTAGCAGGAGTGATACCTTCTTCTATTAGCAATGCAGTATCCTTAAGATTAAGAGTTGAACCCTCTATTGCTTGAGAATTATAAGTAAATTTAATAGCAAATTGAGATAAATATTTTTTTTGAGCAATCTCATTAGTATCCCTAAATTCCTTATTAAAATTACTAGAAATATTATCAATTTCCTCTACAAACCTTTCTCTAAATACGTTCTCTTTAAACTCTTCTTTTATCAATAAAATATTCTTTGGTAACTCTTTACCAAAGTATTTTTCTATAGTTTGCGTCTTCTTATTTTTCTTATAAGAATATTGCAAATAATAATAATTATTTTTTTGAATCAATTTAACCATAATGTTTAATGTATGACTATATTTATAAATATATCTTTTTCATCGAAAAGGTCAGACAAGTCAAGTCAGCATTTTCA
The sequence above is a segment of the Candidatus Woesearchaeota archaeon genome. Coding sequences within it:
- a CDS encoding class I SAM-dependent methyltransferase, which produces MNKNCKIVETCYDMLDVAFYGNITDFTDGKYNGVDSTGYIKAQEDKAEWLLDKIKCKKGSFLLDIGCGYGRIVETANKRGAKASGITLSKYQQLRNIEKGLNVKAMNYLDIPKEWNNSFDCVIANGSMEHFTQVQDAIDGKQDEILRNFFKICHRIMKPDSRLATTVMHFTEKTNPNEIAKGSKSFSSKSDEGHFAKVLLENLGGWYPYKDQLEKCAKGLFVLESREDGTHDYHLTSEYWLNAIKLALKTKPRVYISIVGKFLRNPRAAFGMLDTWLFSQSWMWQFRPRKNGKAPTTLYRDVWKRVD
- a CDS encoding Fic family protein; translation: MVKLIQKNNYYYLQYSYKKNKKTQTIEKYFGKELPKNILLIKEEFKENVFRERFVEEIDNISSNFNKEFRDTNEIAQKKYLSQFAIKFTYNSQAIEGSTLNLKDTALLIEEGITPAKKFEDIEQSKTHYDVFIEILKQQQDISYELILAWHKKLFERTYPQIAGKLRNHPVRVIGSKSIFSHQSKVESDLKDFFDWYNKNKNRIHPLRLAALVHLKFVSIHPFTDGNGRVSRLLMNYILNLYKYPLLDIDYIKRTSYYNALEKDQTSGTELVFIDYIAKKFIKEYSDYLE
- the lgt gene encoding prolipoprotein diacylglyceryl transferase — encoded protein: MINKVALEIFGLQIYWYGIVYALGFTLSYFFITHHTKALKIKKEDSENIFFNFMISSVLGGRLFEVLIYEPSYYFSNLSKIFTVWDGGMSIHGGILLGVISLYYSSKKYKISLLSLTDIYSIPAAAALAFGRLANFINQELVGKPTQSSLGIIFPEYDSLTRWPTQLLESAKNLITFQILYATYIFKKTKTGTITALFLILYSFGRFIIDFLREPSTLYFGIPVGQILNLTYTVFGLGLIYYIHKK